Proteins from one Porites lutea chromosome 3, jaPorLute2.1, whole genome shotgun sequence genomic window:
- the LOC140930686 gene encoding uncharacterized protein, giving the protein MTQMSSTMLSMENAMKRLADAPADHATPPKRSRQPPAPSTMSDSGDSDPEQSDSEALNFPPNGDPPKPGSSVTEDALLNEIAQDFESDEQTDPKVAQKLVDIVNKRWGSKLEEAKLKEKLAKYNRPDNCEKLTVPKVNPEIWNKLKHGTKSADLRLANMQKVLVKVGSAVAKATDTLLAIRADPEKTSALALTEKLGKLVTYNADALALLGHVNIELSYRRRDAIKPNLNAEYSALCGSQVPITGLLFGDELHSQLNNIKATNKIGHTTTAKSSYRNHSEGWKGKSSHSSGKPFLGKRGRSYRPHNNFYKPRETAKKSSQ; this is encoded by the coding sequence ATGACCCAAATGAGTTCCACCATGCTGTCAATGGAAAACGCAATGAAACGTTTAGCTGACGCACCAGCAGACCATGCTACACCACCGAAAAGGAGCAGACAACCTCCTGCACCTAGTACAATGAGCGATAGCGGAGATTCAGACCCTGAACAGTCAGATTCCGAGGCACTCAATTTCCCGCCCAACGGCGACCCGCCAAAACCGGGCAGCTCTGTCACAGAGGACGCATTGCTCAATGAAATTGCTCAAGACTTTGAGTCGGACGAGCAAACTGACCCGAAAGTCGCTCAGAAATTGGTGGATATCGTCAATAAGCGATGGGGCTCTAAGTTGGAGGAAgccaaattaaaagaaaaattggcgaAATATAATCGACCCGATAATTGTGAGAAATTAACTGTGCCAAAGGTCAACCCCGAGATATGGAATAAGCTGAAGCACGGGACCAAGAGCGCGGATTTACGTCTTGCAAACATGCAGAAAGTACTTGTCAAAGTCGGTAGTGCTGTCGCTAAAGCGACTGACACACTGCTGGCCATCCGTGCAGATCCTGAGAAGACTTCAGCGTTGGCTCTCACTGAGAAATTGGGGAAATTAGTCACATATAACGCTGACGCTCTGGCATTGTTAGGCCATGTAAACATTGAGCTGTCTTACCGTCGACGCGACGCTATCAAACCAAACTTAAATGCCGAATATTCCGCGTTGTGTGGTTCTCAAGTACCCATCACGGGCTTGTTATTTGGCGATGAGTTGCACTCTCAGCTTAACAACATCAAAGCAACCAACAAAATTGGTCATACGACCACTGCCAAGTCATCTTATCGAAACCACAGCGAGGGCTGGAAGGGCAAATCTTCTCACTCTAGTGGAAAGCCTTTTTTAGGGAAGAGGGGCCGGTCTTACCGGCCACACAACAATTTCTACAAACCACGGGAAACCGCGAAGAAGTCCAGCCAGTGA
- the LOC140931907 gene encoding uncharacterized protein — protein sequence MLQYLEHKVHCFKAGGLREYYNQWQALTSDPEILQMILGQPIEFTRTPYQRVVPKEKKILDLDEEYVIDTEIDKLLAKGVLTPSSHEEGEYISPIFTRAKKDGSFRVILNLKCLNTHVQYHHFKMDSLNTVLHMVKPGCFMASIDLKDAYYSVPIATADQKYLKFQWRGKLYKYVCFPNGLAFCPRKFTKLLKPVYSHLRQLGHLSASHIDDSYLQGDDYDDCERNVWDTVNLFDSLGFTVHPEKSSFVPQQRITFMGFIIDSITMTVYPTSEKIEKIIHTCQGLLQCPHPTIREVASTLGLLISKFPAAQLGPLHFRSLDMDKTEALRLNKGNFDAFMQLSELSRSDLQWWLNSARSLHNPISLPQPEITLYTDASKGGWGGVLNNVKIGGHWTPEEASNHIKYLEMLAVLFSLKAFHKELSGKHVLVRIDNMTAVSDLGKMGTSHSKKRNDLTRTLWEWCLDNNMWLTTSHIPGKENTLADEESRKSRKETEWTLDRGIFHEAVRKLHVEPQIDLFASRLNYQLRPFVAYQPDPEYHPKSVTESPSRGGHRTVGCAMLADSAMVAIGNETAGSETPCASQKETHLISTSTARIGASTTPETHPADLPLVRKSLEGRGLSESATSLILQSWRKGTKQQYKPFIAKWEQYCSQRQINPFSATIEHGINFLAELYQTGIGYSALNTARCALSTVCFTSEHYTFGQHPLVCRFIKGIFECRPSLPRYQETWDVTVVLAYLAKLGPPEKLSLKNLTLKVVMLMALLSGQRRQTLHTLSIDCMQISADKCVFSINSLLKTSRPGKHLASIEFQAYAPDVSLCIVKHLQQYLKRTDILRGDVKQLFISYTKPHKAVSPDTVSRWIKTTLVDAGIDTSKYSAHSTRSASTSAAKGNNISIATIMKSAGWSQESTFTKFYDKPVAPQENFGAELLKAVCGDN from the exons ATGTTGCAGTATCTTGAGCACAAAGTTCACTGCTTTAAAGCAGGGGGGCTGAGAGAATATTATAATCAGTGGCAGGCCTTAACCTCAGACCCTGAGATATTGCAAATGATATTAGGCCAGCCAATTGAATTTACTAGGACTCCTTATCAAAGAGTTGTTCCCAAAGAGAAGAAAATCCTTGATTTGGATGAAGAGTATGTCATTGATACCGAAATAGATAAACTACTTGCTAAAGGTGTTCTTACCCCAAGTAGTCACGAAGAAGGGGAATATATCTCTCCTATTTTCACTAGGGCCAAAAAGGATGGCTCCTTCAGAGTTATTTTAAATCTCAAGTGCCTAAACACTCATGTGCAATATCACCATTTTAAAATGGACTCACTTAATACTGTTTTACATATGGTTAAACCTGGGTGCTTTATGGCATCAATAGACTTAAAGGATGCTTATTATTCTGTACCTATCGCCACTGCAGACCAAAAATACCTGAAGTTTCAGTGGCGAGGAAAACTGTATAAGTATGTTTGCTTTCCAAATGGATTGGCATTTTGCCCCAGGAAGTTTACTAAATTATTAAAGCCAGTTTATTCACATTTAAGACAGCTGGGTCACCTTTCAGCAAGTCATATTGATGACTCATATCTCCAGGGTGACGACTATGATGACTGTGAAAGAAATGTTTGGGATACTGTCAACTTATTTGATTCCCTTGGGTTTACTGTACACCCTGAAAAATCATCCTTTGTTCCGCAACAGCGAATCACCTTTATGGGCTTTATTATAGACTCAATTACAATGACAGTCTATCCAACTTCTGAGAAGATCGAGAAGATAATTCATACCTGTCAAGGCCTGTTGCAGTGTCCACACCCCACAATAAGAGAGGTGGCATCCACTCTTGGGTTGCTCATATCAAAATTTCCGGCAGCACAGCTGGGACCCTTGCATTTTAGGTCACTGGACATGGACAAAACAGAGGCCTTGCGCTTAAACAAGGGTAACTTTGATGCATTTATGCAACTATCTGAGTTGTCTCGCAGTGATTTGCAGTGGTGGCTAAACTCAGCAAGGTCACTGCATAACCCTATAAGCCTTCCTCAGCCAGAGATCACTTTATACACAGATGCAAGTAAAGGAGGCTGGGGAGGAGTACTCAATAATGTCAAGATTGGGGGGCATTGGACCCCTGAAGAAGCTTCTAATCACATTAAGTATCTTGAAATGCTTGCAGTGTTGTTTTCTCTCAAAGCATTTCATAAAGAACTATCAGGGAAGCATGTCCTTGTGCGAATTGATAACATGACTGCTGTGTCAGATTTAGGTAAAATGGGCACAAGCCATTCCAAAAAGCGAAATGATTTAACCCGTACGCTCTGGGAATGGTGCCTTGACAATAACATGTGGTTAACCACAAGTCATATCCCGGGTAAAGAGAATACTCTAGCTGATGAAGAGTCCAGGAAATCTAGGAAAGAAACTGAATGGACCTTAGACAGAGGAATTTTCCACGAGGCTGTTAGGAAACTTCATGTTGAGCCTCAGATTGACCTATTTGCCTCTCGGCTTAATTACCAGTTAAGGCCATTTGTCGCCTACCAACCTGATCCTGAA TATCATCCCAAAAGTGTTACAGAAAGTCCAAGCAGAGGAGGCCACAGGACTGTTGGTTGTGCCATGCTGGCCGACTCAGCCATGGTGGCCATCGGTAATGAGACTGCTGGTTCAGAAACCCCTTGTGCTTCCCAAAAAGAAACACACCTTATTTCTACCTCAACAGCCAGAATTGGTGCATCCACTACACCAGAAACTCACCCTGCTGATCTGCCACTTGTCCGGAAATCACTTGAAGGCAGAGGCCTTTCGGAATCAGCTACCTCACTCATCCTGCAGTCCTGGAGAAAGGGTACTAAACAACAATATAAACCATTCATCGCTAAATGGGAACAGTACTGTAGTCAAAGGCAGATTAATCCCTTTTCAGCCACTATAGAACATGGGATTAATTTCCTGGCAGAACTCTACCAAACAGGGATTGGATATAGTGCTCTCAATACAGCCCGGTGTGCTTTATCTACTGTTTGTTTTACATCAGAGCATTACACTTTTGGACAGCATCCCTTAGTCTGTCGTTTCATCAAGGGAATCTTCGAATGCAGACCCTCTCTACCAAGGTATCAAGAAACTTGGGATGTGACGGTGGTATTAGCCTACCTAGCTAAACTAGGCCCACCTGAGAAACTTAGTCTGAAGAACTTGACTTTGAAAGTGGTTATGTTGATGGCATTGCTTTCAGGACAGCGTCGCCAGACTCTGCACACATTATCAATTGATTGTATGCAAATAAGTGCTGATAAGTGTGTGTTTTCCATTAACTCATTGTTAAAAACTTCGAGACCTGGTAAACATTTAGCTTCTATTGAGTTTCAGGCCTATGCACCAGATGTTAGTCTTTGTATTGTAAAGCATCTTCAGCAATATCTGAAGCGTACAGATATTCTTCGGGGTGATGTGAAGCAGCTTTTTATTAGTTACACTAAGCCTCACAAAGCTGTTTCCCCTGATACAGTAAGCCGGTGGATTAAGACTACATTGGTTGATGCTGGAATTGACACTTCAAAATACAGTGCACACAGCACCAGATCAGCATCTACTTCTGCAGCAAAGGGGAACAACATTTCTATTGCCACAATTATGAAAAGTGCTGGGTGGTCCCAGGAGTCCACATTTACAAAGTTTTATGACAAACCAGTGGCCCCTCAAGAGAATTTTGGGGCTGAACTCCTTAAAGCTGTATGTGGGGACAACTAA